A window of Pedobacter lusitanus contains these coding sequences:
- a CDS encoding SRPBCC domain-containing protein: MKKVEYSIIINATPEKVWDVITGKGSYELWTAPFAEGSTAQTDWKKGSKAIFSDGKGNGMVSEIAESIPGKFLSIHHLGEVKDGVEDTTTYEGEQWGDALENYTLKVVNSNQTLWLVEMDMNEDYLEYMNSTWPLALQKAKELAEK, encoded by the coding sequence ATGAAAAAAGTAGAATACAGCATTATAATTAATGCCACACCAGAGAAAGTCTGGGACGTAATTACCGGAAAAGGCAGCTATGAATTATGGACTGCACCTTTTGCTGAAGGTTCGACAGCTCAAACTGATTGGAAGAAAGGAAGCAAGGCCATTTTTTCGGATGGTAAAGGAAATGGAATGGTTTCAGAAATTGCAGAAAGTATTCCGGGTAAGTTTTTATCTATTCATCATCTTGGAGAGGTGAAAGATGGGGTAGAAGATACAACCACCTATGAGGGGGAGCAATGGGGTGATGCTTTAGAAAATTATACCCTTAAAGTGGTTAATAGTAATCAGACTTTGTGGCTGGTGGAAATGGATATGAATGAAGATTATTTAGAGTATATGAACAGTACCTGGCCTCTGGCCTTACAAAAGGCAAAAGAACTGGCTGAGAAATAA
- a CDS encoding tetratricopeptide repeat protein encodes MKSLIRLLSIMTGMMIASSVYAQNFDAAIKSFTEVIKLNPSDSAYAGLGYAYVLKEDYENAGPALDKAIEINPESALAFGLRGYVYLKTKQYEPAIHDLTKAIVLTPKGAKDYNENQGRYLVLRQEAYFYQGKYKLAIDDYTKIIEFNPDKALSYRNRGRIYFFDKNPARAIADATKAIELDPKDPESYILRAGAYVALDNSSMAIQDFNKTIALDQKNPENYNNRGGLYYMKNEFESAIKDFSKAIELATGDNKEYYGNRGKAYVRSEKYDLAYKDLDKAIELDPKDDKSYYNRGRAYDLNKKYELAVKDYTRAIELNPKDAERYNYRGKVYQQLRKDKLAELDFQKARELEK; translated from the coding sequence ATGAAATCATTAATAAGACTGTTATCAATAATGACAGGGATGATGATAGCCTCATCTGTTTATGCCCAGAATTTCGATGCTGCGATCAAAAGTTTTACGGAGGTTATCAAACTCAACCCCAGTGATTCAGCATACGCCGGGCTTGGCTATGCTTATGTTTTAAAAGAAGATTATGAAAATGCAGGCCCGGCATTGGATAAGGCTATTGAGATTAACCCGGAGTCTGCACTGGCATTTGGCCTGCGTGGTTATGTTTATCTGAAGACAAAACAATATGAGCCGGCGATTCATGATTTAACCAAAGCAATAGTACTTACTCCAAAGGGAGCAAAAGATTATAACGAGAATCAGGGAAGATATCTGGTTCTTCGGCAGGAAGCTTATTTCTATCAGGGAAAATATAAACTGGCTATTGATGATTATACAAAAATAATTGAGTTTAATCCTGATAAGGCTTTGTCTTATCGTAATCGCGGCCGTATTTACTTTTTTGATAAAAATCCTGCAAGGGCAATCGCAGATGCAACAAAAGCAATTGAACTGGACCCTAAAGATCCGGAGTCCTACATATTAAGGGCAGGTGCCTATGTCGCTTTGGACAATAGTAGTATGGCTATACAGGATTTCAACAAAACAATAGCATTAGACCAGAAGAATCCGGAAAACTATAACAATCGGGGAGGGCTCTATTATATGAAGAATGAATTTGAATCAGCCATCAAAGATTTCAGCAAAGCAATTGAACTGGCAACAGGGGATAACAAGGAATATTATGGCAATCGTGGGAAAGCTTATGTGCGTAGTGAAAAATATGACTTAGCTTATAAAGATCTGGATAAAGCCATTGAACTTGATCCGAAAGATGATAAAAGCTATTATAATCGTGGAAGAGCTTATGATCTGAACAAAAAATATGAGCTGGCTGTTAAAGATTATACAAGAGCCATAGAATTAAATCCGAAAGATGCTGAGCGATACAACTACCGTGGAAAGGTTTATCAGCAATTAAGGAAAGATAAACTGGCAGAACTTGATTTTCAGAAAGCCAGAGAACTGGAAAAATAG
- a CDS encoding VOC family protein, whose translation MKVKVIGIPVLNQEKALRFYTEKLGFVKKTDVPVSENNRWLTVVAKEDQDGTEVLLEPSPDHFEPARTYQKALFEAGIPYTQFNVDNVDQEYERLIKLGVEFRLKPTEMGMVKIAVLNDTCGNNIQLIELL comes from the coding sequence ATGAAGGTAAAAGTTATAGGTATTCCTGTGCTGAATCAGGAAAAAGCGTTGAGATTTTATACAGAGAAATTAGGTTTTGTAAAAAAAACGGATGTGCCGGTCAGCGAAAATAACAGGTGGTTAACTGTGGTGGCTAAAGAGGATCAAGACGGGACTGAAGTTTTGTTAGAGCCATCACCAGATCATTTTGAACCTGCCAGAACCTATCAGAAAGCTCTTTTTGAAGCTGGAATTCCTTATACCCAGTTCAATGTCGATAATGTTGATCAGGAGTACGAAAGACTGATCAAACTCGGAGTGGAATTCAGACTAAAACCAACAGAAATGGGAATGGTGAAAATTGCTGTTCTCAATGATACCTGTGGAAATAATATTCAACTTATAGAGCTATTATAA
- a CDS encoding MarR family winged helix-turn-helix transcriptional regulator, whose amino-acid sequence MEYAQDPEKLIFKHLYILKRYTDKGVISLMPSGYNMTYMPYFMSIGHTGISNHELVQKIMVTKQAVSKTVKELERLGLVYSRKSETDARSIMIFLTGEGKTLYEAISEMANKITGEYVKLIGAKKYEQFIDTFIKISAWHEAQEKLQ is encoded by the coding sequence ATGGAATATGCGCAAGATCCTGAAAAATTAATTTTCAAACACCTTTATATTTTAAAAAGGTATACTGATAAAGGAGTTATCTCTTTAATGCCCAGTGGATATAATATGACCTATATGCCTTATTTTATGAGTATTGGTCATACCGGTATTTCTAACCATGAGCTTGTGCAAAAGATCATGGTAACCAAACAGGCTGTCAGTAAAACAGTAAAGGAATTGGAAAGACTCGGGCTGGTCTATTCCAGAAAAAGTGAAACTGACGCAAGATCAATCATGATTTTTTTAACCGGAGAAGGAAAGACATTGTATGAAGCTATTTCTGAAATGGCCAATAAAATAACCGGAGAATACGTCAAATTAATAGGCGCAAAAAAATACGAGCAGTTCATAGATACATTCATCAAAATTTCGGCGTGGCATGAAGCTCAGGAAAAATTACAATAA
- a CDS encoding DHA2 family efflux MFS transporter permease subunit: protein MEGERNKFIKIIIVITCITAAIMELIDTSIVNVALNNISGTLGATLEDASWVVTAYAIANVIIIPLTGFLSRYFGRKNYYLASIILFTLASYMCGNSSSLWMLVFWRFVQGIGGGALLSVSQGILFDQFKPEEKGIAGGIFGMGIVIGPTIGPTLGGYIVDNYHWALIFDINIPIGIAAALLTWKFVDKKADEYNIDKKSISIDYIGILSLTIGVGALQYILEKGQSDDWFENEAIRYLTAAAVLGLGLFIWWELTTKNPAINLKVMKSRNLIGSNILTFVCGFGLFGSVYLFPVMVQRVMGYTPTESGLSMIPGALVAIFAMPFIGAGLGKGIKPIYFVTLGFILFILHGYTSSQAAPDADKWWFIITQVCRGVGTGCLTVPLLSQAVVGLKPEDMPYGISLNNMFRQLGGAFGIAIMNTYATNRYATHRTDLVSNLQGNNPLLTERLNGLSQGMIAKGVNPSLAKQAAYGALDHSLSNQAQMQAYLDGFLLIAIFFVCTIPFMLLLKNETMDAETRAKVAAAAH from the coding sequence ATGGAAGGCGAAAGAAATAAATTCATAAAAATAATCATTGTAATCACCTGTATCACCGCTGCAATAATGGAGCTGATTGATACTTCGATTGTCAATGTGGCGCTGAATAATATCAGCGGAACCCTGGGAGCAACGCTTGAGGATGCTTCCTGGGTAGTGACTGCTTATGCGATTGCAAACGTGATCATTATTCCCTTAACAGGCTTTCTGAGTCGTTATTTTGGCAGAAAGAACTATTATCTGGCCTCAATTATCCTGTTTACTCTGGCTTCTTACATGTGTGGCAATTCATCTTCTTTATGGATGCTGGTATTCTGGAGGTTTGTACAGGGAATAGGTGGTGGTGCATTGCTTTCTGTTTCGCAGGGAATCCTGTTTGACCAGTTTAAACCTGAAGAGAAAGGTATTGCCGGTGGTATATTCGGAATGGGGATTGTTATCGGGCCAACAATTGGTCCCACACTTGGCGGTTATATTGTAGATAATTATCACTGGGCATTGATATTTGATATCAATATTCCTATCGGGATAGCTGCTGCTTTACTGACCTGGAAATTTGTAGATAAGAAAGCTGATGAATATAATATTGATAAGAAATCAATTTCAATTGATTATATCGGTATTCTATCATTAACAATTGGGGTTGGTGCCCTTCAGTACATTCTGGAAAAAGGGCAGTCTGACGATTGGTTTGAGAATGAAGCTATTCGTTATCTGACTGCTGCTGCTGTATTAGGTCTGGGGCTGTTTATCTGGTGGGAACTGACTACTAAAAACCCGGCAATCAACCTGAAGGTCATGAAAAGCAGGAACCTGATCGGGAGTAATATTCTGACTTTTGTTTGTGGTTTCGGATTATTCGGCTCGGTTTATCTGTTCCCGGTCATGGTCCAGCGGGTAATGGGGTATACGCCAACCGAATCTGGTTTGTCTATGATTCCGGGGGCATTGGTAGCCATATTTGCAATGCCATTTATTGGTGCAGGTCTGGGCAAAGGCATAAAACCAATATACTTTGTGACTCTGGGTTTTATACTGTTCATTTTACATGGATATACATCTTCGCAGGCTGCTCCGGATGCTGATAAATGGTGGTTTATTATTACCCAGGTTTGTCGTGGGGTAGGCACGGGTTGTTTAACCGTACCCTTGTTAAGTCAGGCAGTTGTAGGATTAAAACCTGAGGATATGCCCTATGGTATCTCACTCAACAATATGTTCCGGCAGCTTGGAGGAGCATTTGGTATTGCAATCATGAATACTTATGCTACCAACCGTTATGCAACACACCGGACAGATCTGGTCTCCAACCTACAGGGAAATAATCCGCTTTTAACCGAAAGACTGAATGGTTTGTCACAGGGAATGATTGCTAAAGGGGTTAATCCATCATTAGCTAAACAAGCCGCTTATGGAGCACTGGATCATAGTTTATCCAATCAGGCACAGATGCAGGCGTATTTAGACGGTTTTCTGCTGATCGCTATTTTCTTTGTCTGCACGATTCCATTTATGCTACTGCTAAAAAATGAAACGATGGATGCCGAAACAAGAGCAAAAGTCGCTGCTGCAGCACATTAA
- a CDS encoding VOC family protein, which produces MDSINNTIAGLELAQIGWVVPDIHAAVKFLSHALGIAGFPKPEHIRAQDLDMTYYGQVVEGDWLTTQTYNGGTFIELVQPVSGQSMFHDYLVRYPAGGTQHMAFRLPVSDFVRVTSELREQGYEVISEVDHPIARMAFFDTYQTLGVATEIMGITPEGWIAVKQMEKMR; this is translated from the coding sequence ATGGACAGTATCAACAATACCATTGCCGGTCTTGAGCTGGCTCAAATCGGCTGGGTAGTGCCAGACATTCATGCAGCTGTGAAATTCCTTAGCCATGCGCTGGGGATTGCCGGCTTTCCTAAACCGGAACATATTCGTGCGCAGGATCTGGATATGACTTATTATGGCCAGGTTGTGGAGGGTGACTGGCTGACTACACAAACCTATAACGGAGGTACTTTCATCGAACTCGTGCAGCCGGTTTCCGGTCAGAGTATGTTTCACGATTATCTGGTTCGGTATCCCGCCGGAGGGACACAGCATATGGCTTTTCGTTTACCGGTTAGTGATTTTGTCCGGGTGACCAGTGAGCTGCGGGAACAGGGCTATGAGGTGATCAGCGAAGTGGATCATCCGATTGCAAGGATGGCTTTCTTTGATACCTATCAGACGCTGGGCGTTGCTACCGAGATTATGGGCATTACGCCGGAAGGGTGGATCGCTGTTAAACAAATGGAGAAGATGAGATAG
- a CDS encoding HlyD family secretion protein, protein MEPEEQTPSSSKKVVRLSIIGVIAIFVVYFAFTKITHALTHESTDNAQLESNAVPVLSRVSGYIDDFKLLDYQQVQKGDTLVVIDDSEYVLAVKQAEADLLAAKAELSSAEAQIPTIGSDQDVAAAGISVEEVTLKQAKRDVARDESLFKEGSITQRQYERSQSAYQTAVQMLASSKSKLRQAGTQTGNANAQIQRAKANIAAREIALAKAKLNLSYTKIIAPASGKLGKTNLKSGQYVQGGQQLFSLVSNDNYWIVANFKETQIEHMKVGQQADIVIDGYPDHKITGTVSGFSDATGAKFSLLPPDNSTGNFVKVTQRVPVTIQINKAETVKGMLKAGLSADIDVKVK, encoded by the coding sequence ATGGAACCAGAAGAACAAACCCCATCCTCCTCAAAAAAAGTTGTCAGATTATCGATTATTGGTGTTATAGCCATTTTTGTCGTGTATTTCGCTTTTACCAAAATTACACATGCGCTAACTCATGAGAGTACTGATAATGCGCAGCTTGAATCAAATGCTGTTCCTGTACTGAGCAGAGTTTCCGGTTATATCGATGATTTTAAACTATTAGATTATCAGCAGGTACAAAAAGGAGATACCCTAGTAGTAATTGATGACAGTGAGTATGTACTCGCCGTAAAACAGGCTGAAGCTGATCTTTTAGCCGCAAAAGCTGAGCTGAGTAGTGCTGAAGCTCAAATTCCTACAATCGGCTCTGATCAGGATGTTGCTGCAGCAGGGATTAGTGTAGAAGAAGTGACACTTAAACAGGCAAAGCGTGATGTAGCCCGTGATGAATCCTTATTTAAAGAAGGATCAATTACGCAAAGACAGTACGAAAGAAGTCAGTCGGCCTATCAGACTGCTGTTCAGATGCTGGCTTCAAGTAAAAGTAAACTCAGACAGGCAGGTACACAGACTGGAAATGCAAATGCGCAGATCCAGCGGGCAAAGGCAAATATTGCTGCGCGTGAGATTGCACTTGCCAAAGCAAAGCTGAATTTAAGTTATACAAAGATTATAGCTCCAGCCAGTGGTAAACTGGGTAAAACCAATCTTAAAAGCGGGCAGTATGTACAGGGCGGGCAGCAATTGTTCAGCCTGGTGAGTAATGATAATTACTGGATAGTTGCCAATTTCAAAGAAACCCAGATTGAGCATATGAAAGTAGGACAGCAGGCAGATATCGTTATAGACGGGTACCCGGATCATAAAATTACAGGTACGGTATCGGGTTTCAGTGATGCTACAGGAGCGAAATTTTCTTTGCTTCCACCAGATAATTCTACCGGAAACTTTGTTAAGGTTACCCAGCGTGTTCCGGTTACTATTCAGATCAATAAAGCGGAAACAGTTAAAGGCATGCTGAAAGCTGGTTTGAGCGCTGATATTGATGTAAAGGTAAAATAG
- a CDS encoding DUF6268 family outer membrane beta-barrel protein, which produces MKTLIAVRSGDIRNDIQITSYWWEYKGITKWSCLCVITLTLLFSSESYSQIIQDVGGIAVTAHSKATFKDLPSGSSLSENKFQLNTYDAWLPVPPFKIGRTSIFSNLNYRLMDFHYDNKTIDDPNRIDKIHEIKSVIIIRRPIADKWSVLAIAMPTLASDFKKSVSFDDLILDGILGVSKRFGSQSNLEIGMGVHALYSFGETLITPGISVDYRSTNNKWLAQFYWPRLNVLYNVSANTQVGLAGSIDWTRFKLKNYQGYNGKEVDYAQFSTIHGGLQVHQRLIGGIWLQVQGGVGLFNRYELFDTNQKTVNDFSVSNMAYGKAALTYRIGRR; this is translated from the coding sequence ATGAAAACATTAATTGCTGTTAGAAGCGGTGATATCAGGAATGATATCCAGATTACCTCTTATTGGTGGGAATACAAAGGTATAACCAAATGGTCTTGTCTTTGTGTCATCACTTTAACCCTTCTCTTTTCAAGTGAAAGCTATAGCCAGATTATTCAGGATGTTGGTGGTATTGCCGTCACCGCGCATAGTAAAGCTACTTTTAAAGATCTGCCTTCGGGAAGTTCTCTGTCAGAGAATAAATTTCAACTGAATACTTATGATGCATGGCTGCCTGTTCCTCCTTTTAAAATTGGCAGGACAAGCATTTTTAGTAACCTGAATTATCGTCTGATGGATTTTCATTATGACAATAAGACTATTGATGATCCAAACCGGATTGATAAAATTCATGAAATAAAATCGGTGATTATCATCCGGCGCCCGATTGCAGATAAATGGTCTGTTTTGGCCATAGCTATGCCAACACTTGCTTCGGATTTTAAAAAGTCAGTTTCCTTTGATGATCTGATTCTGGACGGGATACTTGGCGTATCTAAAAGATTTGGTTCTCAATCGAATCTTGAAATCGGAATGGGAGTTCATGCACTGTATTCTTTCGGAGAGACCTTGATTACTCCGGGAATATCAGTTGATTACAGAAGTACGAACAATAAGTGGTTAGCTCAGTTTTATTGGCCAAGGCTGAATGTACTCTATAATGTGAGTGCAAACACTCAGGTAGGTCTGGCTGGTTCAATAGACTGGACAAGATTTAAGCTGAAAAATTATCAGGGTTATAATGGTAAAGAAGTCGATTACGCTCAGTTCTCAACTATTCATGGTGGCCTGCAGGTACATCAACGCCTGATTGGAGGTATCTGGCTTCAGGTACAGGGTGGGGTAGGTCTTTTTAATCGTTATGAGCTGTTCGATACGAACCAGAAAACGGTAAATGATTTCTCTGTTTCTAATATGGCTTATGGGAAAGCTGCACTGACCTATCGTATAGGCAGGAGATAA
- a CDS encoding Na+/H+ antiporter has protein sequence MHTILPFLLAMIAVIVLLNMWAAKLKIAYPILLVIGGLLISFIPGLPKVKIDPDLIFFIFLPPLLSDAAWSISFKEMKKWWRIIGSFAFLVVFFTALSVAIVTNHFIPGFTIALGFLLGGIVSPPDAVSTGAITKFVKIPKSTSAILEGESLLNDASSLIIFRFALVAVGTGQFIWQQATLNFLWMVIGGVGIGLLLGWIFVQAHKRLPTDAPSDIALTIIEPYLMYWIAEQAHSSGVLAVVSGGLFMSARRMLFLSSTSRIQAFSVWQSFIFILNGIVFLIIGLELPEITDGLHSKGIPLSTAIGYGLLVTGILIAARIISSYAALVATLIFRPSVAPAASSQRMRLTMPLLLGWTGMRGVVSLAAALAIPVTLDNGTAFPSRDLILFITFVVILLTLLVQGLTLPYFIRRTSAFGEIFNQESEESARQKMKQGIKQHAYQFLKNKYDNELNGHAGMEKFLKHMEEKAKATDDSWMNEKTKTIFIELLESQRQYLSELNKDVSINEELIRQQLYQIDLEEERLKML, from the coding sequence ATGCATACCATTTTACCTTTTCTACTTGCCATGATAGCCGTGATTGTGCTATTGAATATGTGGGCCGCCAAACTCAAAATTGCTTACCCTATTCTATTAGTCATCGGCGGATTACTAATCAGCTTTATACCTGGCTTACCCAAGGTGAAAATTGACCCGGATCTTATATTCTTTATATTTCTTCCACCCCTGCTCTCGGACGCTGCCTGGTCCATCTCTTTTAAGGAGATGAAAAAATGGTGGCGTATTATCGGAAGTTTTGCTTTTCTGGTGGTCTTCTTTACCGCACTGTCTGTAGCTATAGTCACCAACCATTTCATTCCCGGATTTACCATTGCTTTAGGTTTTCTGCTTGGAGGAATTGTGTCTCCTCCAGACGCAGTCAGTACCGGAGCTATTACCAAATTTGTAAAAATCCCCAAATCTACTTCAGCCATTTTAGAAGGAGAAAGCCTATTAAATGACGCTTCTTCACTGATTATATTCCGTTTCGCACTGGTGGCAGTTGGCACTGGCCAGTTTATCTGGCAGCAGGCAACACTCAACTTTTTGTGGATGGTAATTGGTGGTGTGGGTATTGGTTTATTGTTAGGCTGGATATTTGTCCAGGCACATAAACGCCTCCCAACAGATGCTCCCTCAGATATAGCGCTGACCATCATTGAACCTTATCTGATGTATTGGATTGCGGAACAGGCCCATAGTTCGGGGGTGCTGGCCGTAGTAAGCGGTGGATTATTTATGTCTGCCAGAAGAATGCTTTTTTTAAGCAGTACCAGCCGTATCCAGGCATTTAGTGTATGGCAAAGTTTCATCTTCATCCTGAACGGTATTGTTTTCCTGATTATTGGACTGGAACTTCCGGAAATTACAGATGGATTACACTCAAAAGGCATTCCTCTGAGCACTGCTATCGGTTATGGTCTATTGGTTACCGGGATTTTGATTGCAGCCCGTATCATCAGTTCTTATGCAGCTTTAGTCGCCACACTTATTTTTCGCCCAAGTGTAGCTCCCGCGGCATCTTCCCAAAGGATGCGTTTGACAATGCCTTTATTGCTGGGCTGGACTGGTATGCGTGGTGTCGTATCGCTGGCTGCAGCATTAGCCATACCGGTAACTCTGGATAACGGAACTGCCTTTCCCAGCAGAGACCTGATCTTATTTATAACATTCGTTGTCATTTTACTTACACTTCTGGTACAGGGCCTTACTCTTCCCTATTTCATCAGACGCACCAGTGCCTTTGGAGAAATATTCAATCAGGAAAGTGAAGAATCCGCCAGGCAGAAAATGAAGCAGGGTATCAAACAGCATGCCTATCAATTTCTTAAAAACAAGTATGACAATGAATTAAACGGACATGCCGGCATGGAGAAATTCTTAAAACATATGGAAGAAAAGGCTAAAGCCACAGATGACAGCTGGATGAATGAAAAAACGAAAACAATTTTTATCGAGCTGCTTGAAAGTCAGCGGCAGTATCTTTCAGAACTGAATAAAGACGTTTCTATTAACGAAGAGCTCATTCGCCAGCAGTTGTACCAGATTGACCTGGAGGAAGAAAGGTTAAAAATGTTATAA
- a CDS encoding TolC family protein — translation MKKLFLIISLISLSFALHAQENEADLKTLINQSFVYFPQFKELGQAVDVEQQRIALAKAAGLPSIQAGGSYRYINPVSEISIPAGNSMLEFQIMPKSNYSASLDLNYTLWDFGVVKAGVDRAKAGLQYAKENLEFNRNQMAFQVSSIYYQIAYLKEAIAIQDSVVNFLEVNKKDTEIKFRNGDALKYDVLSIQSSIDQEGNRKIDLQNDLNKQYALMEYATGARIKASSSNFVFPAQNKYDLNEALAEAQNNNPEFRLIKARIEQAEAELKVSQTNGKPSLVMSGGTGYKNGFTPDINKFRYNYSAGVTLNIPIYQGGRARKQVRLSQSQLLQSKFSEESLSNSYRKDIQQAMVDITSNTSSLVNSGRQVTEAKEAQKLAHSRYRNGIGTNLELTNASTNVQKAELTNLRYKYQLCVAQLTIAKLTGLKYW, via the coding sequence ATGAAAAAGTTATTCCTTATTATATCGCTGATTTCTCTGTCTTTTGCTTTGCATGCGCAGGAGAATGAAGCAGATCTCAAAACACTGATTAATCAGTCATTTGTCTATTTTCCTCAGTTTAAAGAATTAGGACAGGCCGTGGATGTTGAGCAACAACGTATCGCACTGGCCAAAGCTGCGGGCCTGCCTTCTATACAGGCAGGCGGAAGTTACAGATATATAAATCCTGTTTCTGAAATCAGTATTCCGGCAGGTAACAGCATGCTGGAATTTCAGATCATGCCTAAAAGTAATTATAGTGCATCGCTTGATCTGAACTATACCCTGTGGGATTTTGGTGTGGTTAAGGCGGGGGTAGATCGCGCTAAAGCAGGTTTGCAATACGCAAAAGAAAACCTGGAATTTAACCGGAACCAGATGGCGTTTCAGGTTAGCAGTATTTACTATCAGATTGCTTATCTGAAGGAAGCTATTGCTATACAGGATAGTGTAGTGAACTTTCTGGAAGTCAATAAAAAAGATACAGAGATAAAGTTCAGAAACGGCGACGCCTTAAAATATGATGTACTTTCTATTCAATCCAGCATTGATCAGGAAGGAAATCGTAAGATAGATTTACAAAATGACCTGAACAAGCAATATGCCTTAATGGAATATGCAACAGGAGCAAGGATTAAAGCCAGCTCTTCAAATTTTGTTTTCCCGGCACAGAATAAATATGATCTGAATGAAGCATTGGCTGAGGCCCAAAATAATAATCCGGAGTTCAGACTGATTAAGGCCCGGATTGAGCAGGCTGAAGCGGAACTTAAAGTAAGCCAGACCAATGGTAAACCCTCCCTGGTTATGAGTGGTGGAACCGGTTACAAAAATGGTTTTACACCTGATATTAATAAATTCAGATATAATTATTCTGCTGGTGTGACACTGAATATTCCAATTTATCAGGGTGGAAGGGCCAGAAAACAGGTGAGGTTATCCCAAAGTCAGCTTTTACAGTCTAAGTTTTCTGAAGAAAGCCTGAGTAATAGTTACCGCAAAGATATTCAGCAGGCTATGGTTGACATTACCAGTAATACCTCCAGTCTGGTGAATTCCGGAAGACAGGTGACAGAGGCTAAGGAGGCTCAAAAGCTTGCGCATAGCCGTTATAGAAATGGAATAGGAACTAATCTGGAACTGACTAATGCAAGTACTAATGTTCAAAAAGCAGAATTAACCAATTTACGGTACAAATATCAGTTATGTGTTGCACAGCTGACCATCGCAAAACTAACTGGTTTAAAATACTGGTAA
- a CDS encoding helix-turn-helix domain-containing protein: MTKIKRITPTDFRGQYMSEMSADFAVLKTPVQLHNIEKTSGFIKVPTPLHRPEYNFIVHITGGSAKQQVDANLVSIKENEILFVRQGNVTSLKEVSPDATGHIILFEDQTLNQLLSKQELIKLFSANIVIHLSQETSTWLTSLFGLLSIEIYYPNPNLGVCYSLLQAGFQKIFASSKELNKSMSRSAEITFNFKELVYKYYLNHKTILFYAGELSVSENYLHRCIKETIGESPKEWINKVSILQSQLLLQDLTKSIAEVAFELNYGDPSYFGRLFKKITGITPSEYRTAFMQDLSE; this comes from the coding sequence GTGACTAAAATAAAGAGAATAACTCCAACGGATTTCAGAGGGCAGTATATGTCAGAAATGTCGGCTGATTTTGCGGTTTTAAAGACGCCTGTTCAGCTACATAATATAGAAAAGACTTCTGGTTTCATTAAAGTACCCACACCGTTGCACAGGCCTGAATACAATTTCATCGTGCATATTACGGGAGGAAGTGCAAAACAGCAGGTCGATGCTAACCTGGTGTCAATCAAGGAGAATGAAATCTTATTTGTCAGGCAGGGGAATGTAACTTCATTAAAGGAGGTGAGCCCGGATGCTACCGGGCACATCATTTTATTTGAAGACCAGACACTCAATCAGTTGTTGTCAAAACAGGAGCTCATCAAACTCTTTTCCGCCAATATAGTTATTCATTTATCGCAGGAGACCAGTACGTGGTTAACCTCTCTGTTTGGTCTGTTAAGCATTGAAATTTATTACCCAAATCCAAACCTTGGTGTCTGTTATTCTCTGCTGCAGGCAGGGTTCCAGAAAATATTTGCCTCAAGTAAAGAGCTGAATAAAAGTATGAGCCGAAGTGCTGAAATTACTTTCAATTTTAAAGAGCTGGTTTACAAATACTACCTGAATCATAAAACGATCTTGTTTTATGCGGGTGAGCTATCTGTTTCTGAAAACTATCTTCATAGATGTATTAAAGAAACTATTGGAGAAAGTCCTAAGGAATGGATCAACAAAGTAAGTATCCTGCAAAGCCAGCTGCTTTTGCAAGATCTGACCAAGAGTATTGCGGAAGTTGCTTTTGAGCTCAATTATGGCGATCCAAGTTACTTTGGACGTCTCTTTAAAAAGATCACCGGAATAACTCCATCAGAATACCGGACCGCATTTATGCAGGATTTGTCCGAGTAA